In Liquorilactobacillus nagelii DSM 13675, the following proteins share a genomic window:
- a CDS encoding nucleotidyltransferase family protein, with product MEIINIAEPHQRNRVIKLFSELWGSTKMVTSSGCYDIKNLNGFVAIQSHKILGIVTYVSRKNGIEIISLDSLIENQGIGSKLLIQIEQICIQQSKNRLKIITTNDNIHALNFYKKRGYTVLSVLENAVEKARLIKPEIPKVAKNGIQIKDEIILQKIMLNSNTDKIVKSIIANNSDLMNILNIIKNQNLVQGALAAGSIRNTVWQKLHHQPFKLESDIDVAFFDASVPESANQEIQLNLKKLAPQYKWQVKNEAYMHNYDFSNQVPFNSVADAIAHFVETPTCIGAFLDDKNRLQLIEPFGTYDLVNLIVQPIPFFKQDSEHLSIYKERLKSKNWQRKWSKLNILIN from the coding sequence ATGGAAATTATTAATATAGCAGAACCACATCAGCGAAATAGAGTAATCAAACTTTTCTCTGAACTGTGGGGTAGCACTAAAATGGTAACATCATCTGGTTGCTATGATATAAAAAATCTAAATGGTTTTGTAGCTATTCAGTCACATAAAATATTAGGCATAGTAACTTATGTGTCTAGAAAAAATGGAATTGAAATTATTTCTCTTGACAGTTTGATAGAAAATCAAGGCATCGGTAGCAAACTTCTTATTCAAATAGAACAAATATGTATTCAACAATCAAAAAACCGGCTTAAAATCATTACCACTAACGACAATATACATGCTTTAAATTTCTATAAAAAAAGAGGGTATACAGTATTAAGTGTATTAGAAAATGCTGTCGAAAAAGCACGTTTGATTAAACCAGAAATACCAAAAGTTGCAAAGAATGGTATACAAATTAAAGATGAAATAATTCTTCAAAAAATAATGTTAAATTCAAACACAGACAAAATAGTTAAATCTATTATTGCGAACAATTCTGACCTGATGAATATTCTAAACATCATAAAAAATCAAAATCTTGTTCAAGGCGCGCTAGCCGCAGGGAGTATTAGAAATACAGTTTGGCAAAAACTTCATCATCAGCCGTTTAAACTCGAATCAGATATTGATGTCGCTTTTTTCGATGCAAGTGTTCCTGAAAGTGCAAATCAGGAGATTCAACTTAATTTAAAAAAACTGGCGCCCCAATACAAATGGCAAGTAAAAAATGAAGCTTATATGCATAACTACGATTTTAGCAATCAAGTACCTTTCAATTCTGTTGCGGATGCAATAGCTCATTTCGTTGAAACTCCAACATGTATTGGTGCTTTTCTAGATGATAAAAATAGATTACAACTTATTGAACCTTTTGGAACATATGACTTGGTAAATTTAATTGTTCAACCAATCCCATTTTTTAAACAAGATTCGGAGCATCTAAGTATTTACAAAGAACGACTAAAAAGTAAAAACTGGCAAAGAAAATGGTCAAAACTGAATATACTTATTAATTAG
- a CDS encoding NUDIX domain-containing protein, with translation MKIFGIKNKGMNYYVRMGAYAVIFKNQYRNEIGLIRAHGQQYFLPGGGIEQGETAETTLVREMLEETGYSIKNYYPLCHAQRYFISTLPVKRPMLSDGYFFTSQLDQKIQKPTEKDNYFEWVNIKDCEKLLFHIHQYYAVQQALKETTTTHELK, from the coding sequence ATGAAAATCTTTGGAATCAAAAATAAGGGCATGAATTACTATGTTCGTATGGGTGCTTATGCGGTAATTTTTAAAAATCAATATCGAAATGAAATAGGTTTAATTAGAGCACACGGACAGCAATATTTTCTTCCTGGAGGTGGTATTGAACAGGGGGAAACAGCTGAAACAACTTTAGTCAGAGAAATGTTAGAAGAAACTGGTTATTCTATAAAAAATTATTATCCTTTGTGTCATGCTCAAAGATACTTTATATCTACATTACCGGTTAAACGTCCAATGTTAAGTGATGGTTATTTCTTTACCTCACAACTTGATCAAAAAATTCAAAAACCAACAGAAAAGGATAATTACTTTGAATGGGTTAATATCAAGGATTGTGAGAAATTGCTATTTCATATTCATCAATATTATGCCGTTCAACAAGCCTTGAAAGAAACTACTACTACACATGAATTGAAATAA
- a CDS encoding GNAT family N-acetyltransferase, translating to MDKLITYTNDKRITAQELAVLFEASGIHRPIKNLPRLQKMLDNSDILWTAWEDDTLVGIARALTDFSYACYLSDLAITKDHQRQGIGHKLIEMLYSQIGPDVSLVLLAAPSALEYYPKVNFESINNAFLRRRRPF from the coding sequence ATGGACAAATTGATTACCTACACTAATGATAAAAGGATAACAGCCCAAGAATTAGCTGTATTATTTGAAGCTTCTGGAATTCATAGACCAATTAAAAATCTACCGCGTTTGCAAAAAATGTTAGATAACTCAGATATTTTATGGACTGCTTGGGAAGACGACACATTGGTAGGTATAGCGCGAGCTTTGACAGACTTTAGTTATGCATGTTACCTATCTGATTTAGCAATTACTAAAGATCATCAAAGGCAAGGAATTGGTCATAAATTAATTGAAATGCTTTATTCACAGATTGGTCCAGATGTATCTTTGGTTCTTTTAGCGGCTCCGTCAGCTTTAGAATATTATCCTAAGGTAAACTTCGAAAGTATTAACAATGCTTTTTTACGCAGAAGAAGGCCGTTCTAA
- a CDS encoding HIT family protein, whose product MEQCLFCLINNTIPSKKIYEDSYSCVFLDKAEDVNYHMLAIPKKHISNILDCDGETLIHLTNAVQTVSRHCIKCGFSGINILNANGKDAGQSISHFHIHLIPRKKGDNINAWPNFDECSVSLEDAYALLKNKLVIARNN is encoded by the coding sequence ATGGAACAATGCCTTTTCTGCCTAATAAATAATACAATACCTAGTAAGAAAATTTATGAAGATAGTTATTCATGTGTGTTTTTAGATAAAGCTGAAGATGTTAATTATCACATGCTAGCAATACCTAAGAAACATATTAGTAATATTTTAGACTGTGATGGTGAAACATTAATCCACTTAACCAACGCTGTTCAAACAGTTTCTAGACACTGCATTAAATGCGGATTTTCTGGTATTAATATCCTAAATGCTAATGGTAAAGATGCTGGTCAATCTATTTCTCATTTTCACATTCACTTAATTCCAAGAAAAAAGGGCGATAATATTAATGCATGGCCTAACTTTGACGAATGCTCAGTTTCTCTGGAAGATGCGTATGCTTTGTTAAAAAATAAACTAGTTATAGCTAGAAATAATTAG
- a CDS encoding HIT family protein, whose protein sequence is MSEWYEDRIGSAIDGTNPMVMAELEGGYAVFGDVQFLPGYCVLLPKRNVSSLNDLNITERTYFLRDMSILGDAVLYACKAKRINYDILGNTDNFLHAHVFPRYLTEDPQRLKKPVWLYSPDYWSNSKYSYDPQKHDQLRGKITSYLNNVKNN, encoded by the coding sequence ATGTCCGAATGGTATGAAGATCGAATTGGTTCCGCTATTGATGGGACTAACCCAATGGTCATGGCAGAACTAGAGGGAGGATATGCTGTTTTTGGGGATGTTCAGTTTTTACCAGGGTATTGTGTTTTATTGCCCAAAAGAAATGTTTCATCTTTGAACGATTTGAATATAACTGAAAGAACTTATTTTTTACGTGACATGAGTATTTTAGGTGATGCCGTTCTTTACGCCTGCAAAGCCAAAAGAATTAATTATGATATATTAGGCAATACTGATAATTTTCTTCACGCACATGTTTTCCCAAGATATTTAACAGAAGATCCGCAAAGATTAAAAAAGCCTGTTTGGCTATATAGTCCAGATTATTGGTCTAATTCTAAATATAGCTATGATCCGCAAAAACATGATCAATTAAGGGGAAAGATAACTAGTTATTTGAACAATGTAAAAAATAATTAA
- a CDS encoding GNAT family N-acetyltransferase, giving the protein MIISRIFKNSDAKAVANLVKQTMYITNIKDYSREYLENDLKDLTAQKFIEKAKYFHCYVLIDTANNEVVAVGSIGPYWGKKDESSLFNIFVLPEYQGKGIGCKLITVLESDIYFKRANRIEIPASITGLGFYQKMGYHFKNGNNSLDNEQLYRLEKFN; this is encoded by the coding sequence ATGATTATATCTCGTATTTTTAAAAATTCTGATGCAAAAGCAGTTGCTAATTTAGTAAAACAAACAATGTACATTACCAACATAAAAGATTATTCTAGAGAATATCTAGAAAATGATCTTAAAGACCTGACTGCGCAAAAGTTTATTGAAAAAGCTAAATATTTTCATTGCTATGTTCTAATTGATACTGCTAATAATGAAGTTGTTGCAGTTGGCTCAATTGGACCTTATTGGGGAAAGAAAGATGAAAGCAGTCTGTTTAACATCTTTGTTCTACCAGAATATCAAGGCAAAGGAATCGGATGTAAGTTAATCACAGTATTAGAAAGCGACATATATTTCAAAAGAGCTAATAGAATTGAAATACCTGCATCAATTACTGGACTAGGCTTTTATCAAAAAATGGGGTATCACTTTAAAAATGGCAATAATTCTCTTGATAATGAACAACTTTATCGACTGGAGAAATTCAATTAA
- a CDS encoding GNAT family N-acetyltransferase: MMQISLFEKDYSKSLLTYIKKVSLQTNFLGLEPKEIDAFFNLRKIHHFNDNLEASVSFIARDEESSQIIGLAQIARKLRIRFRNQAEIAISVDKEYWNHRIGSKLIEACIDQAANQWKIDGVYLEVLSDNQRAINLYKKQGFEIVGDLPILLTIDGNNKSGKMMFKNLKKIKV; the protein is encoded by the coding sequence ATGATGCAAATATCACTTTTTGAAAAAGATTACTCTAAGTCTTTGTTAACGTATATCAAAAAAGTATCTTTACAGACTAATTTTCTGGGCTTGGAACCTAAAGAAATAGACGCTTTTTTTAATTTAAGAAAAATTCACCATTTCAATGACAATTTAGAAGCAAGTGTTTCATTTATTGCCAGAGATGAAGAATCTTCACAGATTATTGGATTAGCACAGATAGCTAGGAAGTTAAGGATCAGATTCAGAAATCAAGCAGAGATAGCTATTTCGGTAGACAAGGAATATTGGAATCACCGTATTGGTAGCAAATTGATTGAAGCTTGTATAGATCAAGCTGCCAATCAATGGAAAATCGATGGAGTTTATCTAGAAGTGCTTTCTGATAACCAAAGAGCCATAAATTTATACAAAAAACAGGGTTTTGAAATAGTTGGTGATTTACCCATTTTATTGACCATTGACGGGAATAATAAGTCTGGTAAGATGATGTTCAAGAATTTAAAAAAAATTAAAGTTTAG
- a CDS encoding GNAT family N-acetyltransferase, giving the protein MNNKNIASLPQYHPINKSPNFEIRNIIPQDTSNFLQLQKHLDKETDFMLLYPEERNSSIFLLQDNIQSSLKYGSLLLVIDDGNKLVGYLQASRGRYKKIHHSAYIVVGILAAAAGKGLGKLLFKELDCWARNNNITRLELTVMKSNKIAQRLYSKMGFKIEGVKHNSIFMHGHYIDEYYMAKCF; this is encoded by the coding sequence ATGAACAATAAAAATATAGCTAGTTTACCACAGTATCACCCAATTAATAAATCACCTAATTTTGAAATTAGGAATATCATTCCACAAGATACTTCTAATTTTCTCCAATTACAAAAGCACCTCGATAAAGAAACTGATTTTATGCTTCTTTACCCTGAAGAGCGAAACTCCAGTATTTTTTTATTACAAGATAATATTCAATCTTCTCTAAAGTATGGGAGTTTATTGTTAGTTATTGATGATGGAAATAAACTTGTAGGTTATCTACAAGCCTCGAGAGGCCGCTATAAAAAAATACATCATTCAGCTTATATTGTAGTTGGAATTTTAGCCGCCGCCGCAGGAAAAGGCTTAGGAAAGCTTTTGTTTAAGGAATTGGATTGTTGGGCACGAAATAATAATATTACACGCTTAGAACTTACAGTTATGAAATCAAACAAAATAGCTCAACGTTTATATTCAAAAATGGGGTTCAAAATCGAAGGAGTTAAACACAACTCTATTTTTATGCATGGTCACTACATTGATGAATACTATATGGCCAAGTGCTTTTAA
- a CDS encoding response regulator transcription factor, producing the protein MIKLYLAEDQSMLNSALTQLLELEDDFHVVGNAANGEIAWDDLQKLSVDVAILDIEMPKMTGLELASKIVAAGLKIKVIILTTFAQKAYFDQAVKAQVAGYLLKDSPSDELIEVIREVDQGQTIYDPDLVINMLTVDNNPLTKRELEVLQEIGRGLTTKEIAGKLFLTEGTIRNYLSAIFSKLGAKSRIEAIQIATRNGWV; encoded by the coding sequence ATGATTAAATTATATTTAGCTGAAGATCAAAGCATGCTGAATTCAGCATTAACCCAACTTTTGGAATTAGAAGATGATTTTCATGTAGTCGGGAACGCTGCTAACGGAGAGATTGCTTGGGATGACCTTCAAAAGCTTAGTGTTGATGTTGCGATTCTAGATATTGAAATGCCTAAAATGACAGGATTAGAACTGGCAAGCAAGATCGTCGCAGCTGGCTTGAAAATAAAAGTGATAATTTTAACAACTTTTGCGCAAAAAGCCTACTTTGACCAAGCGGTGAAAGCCCAAGTGGCAGGATACTTACTTAAAGACAGCCCGAGTGATGAATTAATTGAAGTAATTCGTGAAGTAGATCAAGGACAAACCATTTATGACCCAGATTTAGTAATCAACATGTTAACTGTTGATAATAATCCATTAACTAAACGTGAACTGGAAGTCTTGCAAGAAATTGGTCGCGGGTTAACCACTAAAGAAATTGCAGGCAAACTATTTTTAACCGAAGGAACAATTCGTAATTACTTATCCGCTATCTTTAGTAAATTAGGTGCTAAAAGTAGAATTGAGGCTATTCAAATAGCTACTAGAAATGGTTGGGTGTAA
- a CDS encoding sensor histidine kinase, which translates to MFNKIKNIDWFSYIWFLYLPYTAIEYLPMKDTQDKFWLLMLVLFVLVYILVNEVTKYRMLTITLELLITGAFAFFSFNFYLIIFPAWQVSFILARYPRKDYRIFAINYYLILAISLFHLQIIYPNVWHQNTMVGMIFPLVSPIIAYAFALSVYKQRQLNQTNRRLEAIIRRGERERIARDLHDTLGQSFSMITIKTELAKKLLVKDPAKVIDELTDIEKTSRQNLKLVRNIVNDLHKQSLSEVLMKQSKNLSAANILFFSKGEEQASEWPTIIQDRFGAAIVEAVSNILRHAKAHEVQLIFSSEAGFYQVEVIDDGTGGNFEKTNSNGIKGMQARMLDGKGMFEIYHNKRGTHVLMKQAKVNGYD; encoded by the coding sequence ATGTTTAACAAAATAAAAAATATTGACTGGTTTTCATATATCTGGTTCTTATATTTACCTTATACAGCTATTGAGTATCTGCCGATGAAAGATACTCAAGATAAATTTTGGCTCTTAATGCTTGTTCTTTTTGTTCTAGTCTACATCTTAGTTAATGAAGTTACTAAGTATCGGATGCTTACTATCACACTTGAATTACTGATAACCGGAGCCTTTGCTTTCTTTTCTTTTAATTTTTATTTAATAATTTTTCCTGCGTGGCAAGTTTCTTTTATTTTGGCGCGCTATCCTCGCAAGGACTACCGGATTTTTGCAATCAACTACTATCTGATTTTAGCAATTAGTTTGTTTCACTTACAAATTATATATCCCAATGTCTGGCACCAAAATACGATGGTGGGGATGATATTTCCGTTGGTTTCACCAATAATTGCTTACGCATTTGCACTTTCCGTATATAAACAACGACAATTAAATCAAACTAATCGGCGGTTAGAAGCTATAATTCGTCGCGGCGAACGTGAACGAATCGCTAGGGATCTACATGATACCTTAGGCCAAAGCTTTTCGATGATTACAATTAAAACAGAATTAGCTAAGAAATTGCTAGTAAAAGATCCTGCTAAAGTTATTGATGAATTAACAGATATTGAAAAAACCAGTCGACAAAACTTGAAACTGGTACGAAATATTGTTAATGATTTGCATAAACAATCTTTAAGCGAGGTCCTAATGAAGCAAAGCAAAAATTTATCGGCAGCTAACATCCTGTTTTTTTCAAAAGGGGAGGAACAAGCTAGTGAATGGCCAACGATCATTCAAGATAGATTTGGGGCAGCGATAGTTGAAGCGGTTAGTAATATTTTACGTCATGCTAAAGCACATGAAGTACAACTTATTTTCAGCAGTGAAGCGGGGTTCTACCAGGTCGAAGTTATTGACGACGGAACTGGAGGCAACTTTGAGAAAACAAATTCAAATGGAATTAAGGGAATGCAGGCCCGGATGTTAGATGGAAAAGGCATGTTTGAAATATATCATAATAAACGCGGAACACACGTTTTAATGAAACAAGCGAAGGTGAATGGTTATGATTAA
- a CDS encoding ABC transporter permease: protein MWPFFSQLKFDIKRLFIRNFSFLFFSLLMPAGFYLVFTKIMITGTGDQVQKFNLTYMGSMIIYSGIISAIFGIASLLKVDRDIGFLCFLQLTPHKTKYYYCSLYTLIILINLIAVIILQSLAVLLNGVKIDFYQIMLSMIVVIIGQLPMVLLGTCLSYLKKQETLNVVSNLIVFPLAIVSGLWWPLTIMPDWIQKIGKLMPTFFANDLLSAILLGNKIKLTNLIGMIIWIILGVIGVITVINSYQKQGTRV, encoded by the coding sequence ATGTGGCCATTTTTTTCACAATTAAAATTTGATATCAAACGACTATTTATCAGGAATTTTTCGTTCTTATTTTTCTCGTTGCTGATGCCGGCTGGCTTTTATTTGGTATTTACCAAAATAATGATTACTGGCACCGGAGATCAAGTTCAAAAGTTCAATTTAACTTACATGGGTAGTATGATTATCTATAGTGGTATAATATCAGCAATTTTTGGCATTGCTTCACTTCTAAAAGTTGATCGTGATATCGGATTTTTATGCTTTTTGCAGTTAACACCACATAAGACGAAATATTATTATTGCTCGCTTTATACACTAATCATCTTAATTAATTTAATTGCAGTTATTATATTACAGTCCTTAGCAGTATTATTAAATGGTGTTAAAATTGATTTTTATCAAATTATGCTCAGCATGATAGTCGTAATCATCGGTCAACTGCCAATGGTGTTACTGGGAACTTGTCTATCTTACTTAAAAAAACAAGAAACACTTAATGTTGTCAGTAATCTAATAGTTTTCCCGTTAGCGATTGTTAGTGGACTCTGGTGGCCACTAACTATTATGCCTGACTGGATTCAAAAAATTGGTAAACTGATGCCAACTTTTTTTGCCAACGACTTACTGAGTGCGATATTATTAGGTAACAAAATTAAATTAACGAATCTTATCGGAATGATTATTTGGATTATATTGGGCGTTATTGGAGTGATTACCGTTATAAACTCTTATCAAAAACAGGGGACACGAGTTTAA
- a CDS encoding ABC transporter ATP-binding protein — translation MNEIIKINELEFNYGNKRVLNNINLTINSGEIVGLIGENGAGKTTLLNILLGLLPSNHKVTILGGKPGEKKARQKIGSMLQGDMVLANVTVAEIIAEAAAQYDQPVVVAELLQNLGLKEYENQLLKSLSGGLMRRVTFALALVGNPELLFLDEPTVGMDSQARKIFWNRIKKLRDAGKTVVITSHYLEEIQQTADRLLILQNGKFSFQGTLPELQNKNKKTVIRFKTKLAINKFQLLTAVTSITPAAENWICLNSEDGDATLRALTPFLADISNISIQRESLEDIFLTMTTEGKRV, via the coding sequence ATGAATGAAATTATCAAAATTAACGAATTAGAATTTAATTACGGGAACAAAAGAGTCTTAAATAATATTAATTTAACCATTAACTCTGGTGAAATTGTTGGTTTAATTGGAGAAAATGGTGCCGGGAAAACGACTCTCTTAAATATTTTACTAGGATTACTACCATCAAATCATAAAGTTACAATTCTGGGCGGTAAACCAGGGGAGAAAAAAGCCCGTCAAAAGATCGGGTCTATGCTCCAAGGAGACATGGTACTTGCGAATGTAACCGTAGCAGAGATAATTGCTGAAGCAGCAGCACAATATGACCAACCGGTTGTTGTTGCTGAATTATTGCAAAATTTAGGCTTAAAAGAATATGAAAACCAACTGTTAAAAAGTCTATCTGGAGGTTTAATGAGAAGGGTAACTTTTGCTTTAGCGCTTGTCGGTAACCCCGAACTGTTATTTCTTGATGAACCAACTGTCGGAATGGATTCCCAAGCCAGAAAAATATTTTGGAATCGAATCAAAAAATTGCGGGATGCCGGTAAAACTGTGGTTATTACAAGTCATTATTTGGAGGAAATTCAGCAAACTGCTGATAGGTTGCTCATTTTACAAAATGGAAAGTTTTCTTTTCAGGGCACGCTGCCAGAGTTGCAAAACAAGAATAAAAAAACTGTCATTCGCTTTAAAACTAAATTAGCTATTAACAAGTTCCAACTACTAACTGCAGTGACTTCAATTACTCCGGCAGCTGAAAATTGGATTTGCTTGAATAGTGAAGATGGGGATGCAACTTTAAGGGCATTAACTCCATTTTTAGCCGATATAAGCAACATTTCGATCCAACGAGAATCATTAGAAGACATTTTTCTAACAATGACAACAGAGGGGAAGCGAGTATAA
- a CDS encoding choloylglycine hydrolase family protein has translation MCTAITFTTDDDIHFLARTMDFSFELDARPVYVPRNHEFNSLVPGTKFSTNYGFIGAGKDVDSYIFADGLNEKGFSIASLYFEKNAKYNKSSDPKLLNISSTDMVSWALGNISSVAEFEQKYQKLNVVDVINPLLQVNVPLHWIVSDKSGNTGVLEITKKGPQFYHNLVGTMTNSPEFSWHMNNLNHYTNLQPNEFEQKKYGDYVTVPDGPGSGALGLPGDYTSASRFVRAAFLREYSSHESGVKKGLTSILHILNSVDIPKGVKITQKNVSDYTQYKGIMDLNNLNYYLMRYNDTELTRVRLTDKLLNQSKVKVF, from the coding sequence ATGTGTACTGCGATAACTTTTACTACTGATGATGATATTCACTTTTTAGCTAGAACGATGGACTTTTCTTTTGAGCTAGATGCACGACCGGTTTATGTTCCTCGTAATCATGAATTCAATTCATTAGTTCCCGGAACCAAATTTTCAACTAATTATGGATTTATAGGTGCTGGCAAAGATGTCGATAGCTATATTTTTGCAGATGGCCTCAATGAAAAAGGATTTTCGATAGCTTCTTTGTATTTTGAAAAAAATGCAAAATATAATAAAAGTTCAGATCCGAAATTATTAAATATTTCCTCTACCGATATGGTTTCGTGGGCGTTAGGGAATATTAGTTCTGTAGCTGAATTTGAACAAAAATATCAAAAGTTAAATGTTGTAGATGTAATAAATCCCCTACTTCAAGTTAACGTTCCTTTACATTGGATTGTTTCAGATAAATCGGGCAATACTGGTGTTCTAGAAATCACTAAAAAAGGACCACAGTTTTATCACAACTTAGTAGGTACAATGACTAATTCTCCAGAATTTTCATGGCACATGAATAATTTAAATCATTATACGAATTTACAACCTAACGAATTTGAACAAAAAAAATATGGTGATTACGTAACAGTGCCAGATGGCCCTGGCTCTGGTGCTTTAGGTCTTCCTGGTGATTACACATCTGCCTCAAGATTTGTTAGAGCGGCTTTTCTAAGAGAATACTCCAGTCACGAAAGTGGGGTAAAAAAGGGGTTAACTTCTATATTACATATCTTAAATTCAGTTGATATACCTAAAGGAGTTAAAATTACTCAGAAAAACGTTTCAGATTACACTCAGTATAAGGGAATCATGGATTTAAATAACTTAAATTATTATTTAATGAGATATAATGATACTGAGCTAACAAGGGTACGTTTAACAGATAAACTATTAAATCAGTCAAAAGTAAAGGTATTTTAA